The following coding sequences are from one Streptomyces sp. V3I7 window:
- the rpsL gene encoding 30S ribosomal protein S12, producing MPTIQQLVRKGRQDKVEKNKTPALEGSPQRRGVCTRVFTTTPKKPNSALRKVARVRLTSGIEVTAYIPGEGHNLQEHSIVLVRGGRVKDLPGVRYKIIRGSLDTQGVKNRKQARSRYGAKKEK from the coding sequence GTGCCTACGATCCAGCAGCTGGTCCGTAAGGGCCGGCAGGACAAGGTCGAGAAGAACAAGACGCCCGCACTCGAGGGTTCCCCTCAGCGTCGTGGCGTCTGCACGCGTGTGTTCACGACCACCCCGAAGAAGCCGAACTCGGCCCTGCGTAAGGTCGCGCGTGTGCGTCTGACCAGCGGGATCGAGGTCACCGCTTACATTCCGGGTGAGGGACACAACCTGCAGGAGCACTCCATCGTGCTCGTGCGCGGCGGCCGTGTGAAGGACCTGCCGGGTGTTCGCTACAAGATCATCCGCGGCTCCCTCGACACCCAGGGTGTCAAGAACCGCAAGCAGGCCCGCAGCCGCTACGGCGCCAAGAAGGAGAAGTAA
- the rpsG gene encoding 30S ribosomal protein S7, with the protein MPRKGPAPKRPVIIDPVYGSPLVTSLINKVLLNGKRSTAERIVYGAMEGLREKTGNDPIITLKRALENIKPTLEVKSRRVGGATYQVPIEVKPGRANTLALRWLVGYSRARREKTMTERLLNELLDASNGLGAAVKKREDTHKMAESNKAFAHYRW; encoded by the coding sequence ATGCCTCGTAAGGGCCCCGCCCCGAAGCGCCCGGTCATCATCGACCCGGTCTACGGTTCTCCTCTGGTGACCTCCCTCATCAACAAGGTGCTGCTGAACGGCAAGCGCTCCACCGCCGAGCGCATCGTCTACGGCGCCATGGAGGGTCTGCGTGAGAAGACGGGCAACGACCCGATCATCACGCTGAAGCGCGCGCTGGAGAACATCAAGCCGACCCTCGAGGTCAAGTCCCGCCGTGTCGGTGGTGCGACGTACCAGGTTCCGATCGAGGTCAAGCCCGGTCGCGCCAACACGCTCGCGCTGCGCTGGCTGGTCGGTTACTCGCGCGCCCGTCGCGAGAAGACCATGACCGAGCGTCTGCTCAACGAGCTTCTCGACGCCTCGAACGGCCTCGGTGCGGCCGTGAAGAAGCGCGAGGACACCCACAAGATGGCCGAGTCCAACAAGGCCTTCGCGCACTACCGCTGGTAG